CGAGCGGCACTTCCCTGCCCGTCGTGCCCGCCGCGCTCGCACCGGTCCTGCCGTCCGCACGACTCGCGGGCGCCGGCGCCCCGGTGTTCGTCGGCGCCGGGATCCGTGACGCGGCGGAGTTCCTGCCCGGCCTGGAGTCGCTCTCGCCCGTGGGGGAGCACGCGGCCTGGCTGCACGGAGCGCTGCTCGGCCCGTACAGCGCCGACATCACCCGCTGCCTGGGGCTCGCCCGCGAGGTCGGCGGCCCCGTACTGGACCTGGGCTGCGGCGCCGGACGGCTCGCGGTGCCCTTCGCCCGCCACGGCTTCGAGGTCGAGGCCGTGGACCGCGACCCGGACTGTCTGGAGCGGCTGGGCGCCTGGGGCCGGCGCACGGGCCCCCAGGTGTCGGCCCGGCTGGCCACCACGCGGGCGGATCTGGCCTCGCTGCGCCTGCGGCGGGCGTACCGGCTGGCGCTGCTGGCCGGGGCGATGGTCTGCGCGGTGCCGCCCGCCGCGCGTCCGGGGCTGCTGGCCGAGGTCGCCGGGCACTTGGCCCCCGGCGGTGTCCTCGCCCTCGACTACACCGCCCACCGGCTCCGCGGCCTGGCCGAGGACCCCCGGCGGACCTGGGCCTTCCAGGTCCCGCGGTTCGACGGCGTCGAGGAATGGGCCGTCGCCCGGCAGGTCTTCGACCTGGAGGACATGAGCGAGCGGATCACGTACTACTCCGTGCGGACCGGGAAGCGGAGCAGCGAAAGGGTGGTCCTGACGACCGACAAGTGGATCGTCGACCCGGCCCGGCTCACGGCCGAACTGCACGCGGCGGGCCTGCGCGTCGAACGCCGTTCCCGCCATCGCCTCGACGAGCGGACCGAGAGCGTCTTCCTCGTCTGCCGGGCCGCCGGCTGACTCCCGCCTCCCCCGCCCGCACCCTCTCGCCGAGGAGGGGCAAGAGGTACGATGCACTCAAAGGTTTGGGTGGACCAACGGCGGAGTGGGTGGCGGAGGAATGGCTGTCGTGGAGGAGTCGACCGGCCGCGAGGCGGTGATCCAGCGCCTCCGCGACGTGGGCCTGCGCGTCACGGGACCGCGCCTGGAAGTACTGCAAGTCCTGACCGCCGGCGGCCACATGGACGTGGAGGCCATCACCGCGGCGGCCCGCGAACGGCTCGGCACGCTCACCAGCCAGGCCGTCTACGAGATGCTGCGCCACTTCCTGGAGACCGGCCTGGCGGCGAAGTTCGACCGCCCGGGACTTCCGGCCGTCTTCGAGATCGCCGGCCCCCCGCACCAGCACGCGCTCTGCCTGCGCTGCGGCCGGGTGGAGAACGTGCGGGCCGAAGTGCCCGAGCCGACCGACGAGGCGCTCCTCGACTGGCGCATGGGCGGCGGCGCGGAAGTGGTGTTCAAGGGTCTTTGCCCCGATTGCCTGCGGACGCAGGAGCGACCGTAGGAGGTCCCGCGGGAGCTGCCGAACGGCCTGCGTGTCGCCCGTCACATACGAATCGAGGCGGCGGGAGCTCCTCCAGCCACATGTGTCAAAGTGTGACTGTCGATTCGTAAGACGAGGGGGTCACTGCGCGATGGCAGCGGGCGATGGCAGGGACGGCATCCAGTCGGCCGACAGGGTGTTCGCTCTCTATCAGGAGCTGCGCCTGCGCGGGGTGTCCGACTTGGGCGACGTCTCCCGCGAACTCGGCCTGGCCCCCGAGGAGTACGAGCGGCGGCGGGCCGAACTGATCGAGCTCGGCCTGATCGTGCCGACCGGGACCACCCACGCCACGCGCGCCGACCTCCAGGCCGGTACCTGGGAGTCCGCGGCGGACGCCGTCGCCGTGGTGGACCCCGAGATCGCCCTGCTGCGCATGCTGAGACGGGAACGTGAGCGGCTGCGCGAGCACCTGGACGAGTCCGACCGGGCGTACGGCTCGCTCGAAACGCTGGTCGGCACGTTCCTGCGGCCCGGTTCGCTGAGCGGCTCCGAGGTCGAGGTGGAGATCCTCGACGACTACGGCCGGATCCAGCAGGTGCTGGAGGACATCACGGACGTCATCCAGTACGACCTGGCCTCGATGCACGTGACGGCCCTCGTCCGCGAGGTCGCCGACCGGGTCCTCAGCCGCGACCGGCGCCAGATCGACAACGGCGTGCGCATCCGCGCCATTTACCACCAGCGCATCACCACCTCGCCGGAGGCGACGGAGATGCTGCGCCGGCGGGTCGAGGCGGGCGTCGAGATCCGCATGTCCCCCGCCGTCCCCATGAACATGATCATCGCGGACCAGCAGTTCGCCGTGCTGCCCGTCCACCCGGAGGACCGGTCGGCCGGCGCGATCCTCGCCCGCGGCCCGGCACTCGTCCGCTCCTACCGGGCGCTGTACGAGCACTGCTGGCACGCGGCCACACCGTACGGCGACGACGCAGCCCCCGAGGTCGGCGGCGACGGGCTGTCCGAACAGCAGCGGGCCGCACTCAAGATGCTCGCTTCCGGCATGAAGGACGAGAAGGTCGCCCGGACGCTCGGCGTCTCGCTGCGCACGGTCAGCCGCATGCTGTCCGAACTGATGCAGGAGATGGGGGCGTCGAGCCGGTTCGAGGCCGGCGTGCGCGCCCAGCGCCTCGGCTGGCTGGACTGACGCGCCGCGCGACGCCGCACGACGCCGCACGACGGAAAAGCCCCGCTGCCGCCCGACCCGTTGGGGAAAGGCGTGCGCGGGGCTTTCAGCCGTGGACGGCCGGCGCGGCCGCAACCTAGTCCCAGCCGTTGTCGTCCGACGCGGAGCAGGCGGTGGGGGCGGTCGCGGTACAGGACGGGCGAGCGGACATGGTTCCTCCAGGAAGCCGGAATGGCGATCGACGAGCGACGTCTTCGCGACCCGTGCCGCCGGGATGCGTCGAAGACCCCTCCATTGTCGTACGGGATCCGGGGGCCGGCCGGATTCCTGTAGCGGGTCTGAGGCGGAACTGGAGCCGCCCGGACCGGAGTTCACATTGACGTTACGCTGACATACCTTTGGTCGGCTCAAAAGAGCTGTTAGGCTGGCGATCCGGCCTTCTCGACCCTCCAGGAGAGAGGCGTCGGCGAGGCAGGAGCGTGCCGCCGCTCCTGCCTCACTCGTTCCCGGTGCACGCCGATCGTCCGCGTCTCCCGCTCCTCGGCCAGCGCCCCCCGGTACACGTCCAGCGTCCGCGCGGCGGCGGCCCCCCAGCTCAGCGACCGCGCGTGGACCACCGCCGCCTCCCCCATCGCGGTACCCGCCCCGGGGCGCTCGACGAGGTGGCGCAGCCTCCGCGCGTACGCGGCCGGATCGTGGCCGTCCACGAGCATCCCCGTCACCCCGTCCCGGACCGCGGTCGGCAGACCGCCGACCGCCGCCGCCAGGACCGGGGTCCCGCAGGCCTGGGCCTCCAGGGCGACCAGCCCGAACGACTCGCTGCGCGAGGGCACCACGAGGACGTCCGCCGCCCGGTACCACTCGGCCAACTCCCGCTGCGGCACCGGCGGGCAGAGCCGCAGTACGTCCGCCACACCCAGCTCGCGCGCCAGCTCCCGGGCCGCGTCGCGGGGCCCGGCACCCGAATGCCCGCCCACCACGGGGACGACGATCCGCGAGCGCAGCCCCGGAACCGCCGACAGCAGCTCGGCGATCGCCCGCACCATGACGTCGGGGCCCTTGAGGGGCTGGATCCGGCCCGCGTACATCGGGACGAACGCGTCCACCGGCAGACCGAGCCGGGCCCGCGCCGCCGCCCGCCCCCGGCCCGGCCCGAAGGTGGCGAGGTCCACGCCCGGCCGGACGACCTCGGTCCGGCGGGCGCAGGCCCCGTACAGCTCCCGCAACGCCCGGGCCTCGTCGGCCGTGTTGGCGATGAGCCGGTCCGCCGAACCGGCCACTTGGTGCTCGCCCCGGATCCGCAGCTCGGGCTCGGGCGGGTCCCCGTCGGCGAGGGCGGCGTTCTTCACCCGGGCCAGGGTGTGGGCGGTGTGCACGAGGGGGATCCGCCGGCCGGCGGCGGCGATCCGGCCGGCCAGCCCGGAGAGCCAGTAGTGGGAGTGGACCAGGTCGTAGCGCCGGTCCTCTTTGAGCAGCGCCAGCGAGAACGGCAGCACCAGCCCCGGCATGGCCTCCTTGGGGAGCGCCGCGCGCGGACCGGCGGGCAGGTGGCGGACCTGTACGCCCGGGGCCAGGTCGACCCGGGCCGGTCCCTCCTCGCCACGGCACCGGGTGTACAGGTCGACTTCGACGCCGTGTTCCGCGAGGGCCCGGGACAGCTGGACCATGTAGACGTTCATGCCGCCCGCGTCCCCGGTGCCGGGCTGGTGCAGCGGCGAGGTGTGGACGCTGAGCATGGCGACGCGCAGGGACACGTGGATCTCCTAGCGGAAGGGGGGGTTCAGAAGCCGAACACCGGTCCCGAGGGCGGCGCCAGCCGGGTGCCGGGTGGGGGCGGTACGAGCGCCTCGGCCGAGACGGGCGGTCCCGGTACGGTTCCCAGGGCCGAGGCCAGCCGGTCAGCGCCCTCCGGCATCACCGGCCGCGCCCACGCGCTGAGCGCCCGGGCGACCGCCAGTTGCGCCGACAGCGCCGGCAGGTGGCGCCCGTCCGCGGCGGGGCGGAGTACGCCGTGTGCGTTGACATGGCCGAAGTCGCCGACCGCGCGGACCACTTCGTCGAGCAGGGCGACGGCCCGGCGCGGATCGAAGGCGTCCGGTCCGTACGCTTCGCGCAGGTCCTCCACGGCGCGCAGCAGCCGTCGTTCCAGGACCTGCCAGCCGGTGCCGCCGGGGAGCGCCGCCGGGGCCAGGCCGCCGCACTGCGCGCGGACGGCGGCGAACAGCCGCGAGAGCCAGCCGTTCCAGTTCTCGTCCAGCTCCCGGCGGGCCGCCGCCAGTCCGTCGGTGCGGAAGTGCGTGCGCCGGCCGAGGGGGCGGGCCGCCAGGACGTGGCGGCGCAGGGTGTCGGACCCGTACTCGGTGATCAGGTCCAGGGCCCACGCCCCGCGGCCGGCGCCGGGCCCGTCGTCCTCGATGACGAACGCCTCGTTGACGCAGAAGTCCTGCGCCGGCTTCACACCACGGGCGGACAGCAGGACCGGCAGCAGCACGGCGTGGCAGAAGGCGTGGCCGAACCCGCAGAAGTGGACGGCGCGTTCGGGCATCGAGCGGTCGTCGCCGTAGCCGAAGAGGTGCATCGCGGCGGTTTCGAAGCACCCGTCGATCCGGTGCTCGGGGAAGCCGTCGACGGGCACGGGCAGACCCCACTCCGCCGGGTTCGTCACCGCGACGTCCGGCAGGCCGTCCTCCAGCAGCGACTCGCACAGCGCGGCCAGCCTGGGCGGCAGGCCGGCATCGGCCCAGTAGGCGGCCAGGGCGTCGCGGAACGGCTCCAGCGGGATGTACAGGCGCCGGCAGCGCCGGAGTGCCGCGGGCGTGCCGCACCGGGCGCACCGCGCGCCGAGGAGGTCGCCGCCGTCGTTGGGCCGGGCGCACTCGTGGCACGTACCACCCTCACTCGGCGCCGCGCAGTGCGGACACGAACCCGTCACGTGCGCCCCGTACAGCCAGCGCCCGCACGGTTCGCAGTACGGCATCAGGCGCGTGCGGGCGGCGATGACGCCCTCCGCGTGGAGCCGGCGGAACAGCTCCGCCATCCGGCGGCCGTAGTGCGCGTCCTGGCGGGGCCGCACGATGCGGTCGAACTCGATCCCCGAGCGCAGCCAGTCCGCGGTGATCGCCTCCCGGAACCCCTCGGCGACCTCCTCCGGCTTGCGCCCCGCGCGCAGGGCCCGGACGTGGACGGAACTGCTGTGGTCGGCGGTGCCCGTGGTGAACAGGACCGGTTCGCCTTCGGCGCGCAGGTACCGCGACAGGACGTCGGCGGCGACGTACGGTCCCGCGAGGTGGCCGACGTGGAGTTCGCCGTGGGGGGCGGGCGGGGTCGCGGTGATCCAGACGGGGGTGCTCAATGGGACCTCCTTGACGCTGTGGTGCACAATGCTCAGCGAGGCTCGAAAGGGGTGGAGCTGGTTAAGGATTCCTGCGGATCGTCGAATGGCATTCTTCGCTCGGTCTCCCTGCGGCAAGTGGGACGCGCATACGGCCGAATTCACGACTCCGGACTTCCCGGTGACAATGCGGATGCCGGGTCCCGATAAGCCTGCCAGAGGAAACAAGCGGCGGGGCCGGGAAGTGCTTGCGCATTCACGCCGTTGCGCGGACACGCCAAAGGGGGTGCCTTGCGGCCCCTCCGGGCGCCCAACAGGCTGGTCCCATGGAACACTTCGCGACCGATCCCATAGACCGAAGCGCCCCGGAATCCCTGCTCGTGGTGGCCGCGCACCCGGACGACATCGAGTTCTGCGTCAGCGGCACGGTCATGCGGTGGATCGCCCAGGGCACGACCCGGGTGACGTACTGCATCGTGACGGACGGCGGCGCCGGCGGATACGACGAGCAGCTGCCCCGCCAGGCGATGGGGGACCTCCGCCGGGCCGAACAGGTGCATTCCGCCAAGCGCAGCGGGGTGGACGACGTCCGCTTCCTCGGATATCCCGACAGCTACGTCGAGGCCGGCGTCGAGCTGCGCCGCGACCTGTGCCGGGTGATCCGTCAGGTCCGTCCGCAGCGCGCCGTGATCCCCAGTCCCGAGATCAACTGGGCGCGCGTCGCCGACCTGCACCCCGACCACCGGGCGGTCGGTGACGCGGCCCTGCGGGCGATCTACCCGGAGGCGCGCAATCCGTTCGCCCACCCGTCCCTGCTCAAGGAGGAGGGGCTGGAGCCGTGGATCGTGCCGGAGCTGTGGCTGATGACGGGGCCCACCCCGAACCAGTACATCGATGTGACGTCGGTCTTCGACCGCAAGGTGGAGGCGCTGCGCATCCACACCTCGCAGACGGCGCACTTCGATGATCTGGCGGGGCTGCTGCGGCAGTG
This Streptomyces sp. NBC_00539 DNA region includes the following protein-coding sequences:
- a CDS encoding class I SAM-dependent methyltransferase, whose translation is MHTPSGTSLPVVPAALAPVLPSARLAGAGAPVFVGAGIRDAAEFLPGLESLSPVGEHAAWLHGALLGPYSADITRCLGLAREVGGPVLDLGCGAGRLAVPFARHGFEVEAVDRDPDCLERLGAWGRRTGPQVSARLATTRADLASLRLRRAYRLALLAGAMVCAVPPAARPGLLAEVAGHLAPGGVLALDYTAHRLRGLAEDPRRTWAFQVPRFDGVEEWAVARQVFDLEDMSERITYYSVRTGKRSSERVVLTTDKWIVDPARLTAELHAAGLRVERRSRHRLDERTESVFLVCRAAG
- a CDS encoding Fur family transcriptional regulator → MAVVEESTGREAVIQRLRDVGLRVTGPRLEVLQVLTAGGHMDVEAITAAARERLGTLTSQAVYEMLRHFLETGLAAKFDRPGLPAVFEIAGPPHQHALCLRCGRVENVRAEVPEPTDEALLDWRMGGGAEVVFKGLCPDCLRTQERP
- a CDS encoding helix-turn-helix transcriptional regulator, with protein sequence MAAGDGRDGIQSADRVFALYQELRLRGVSDLGDVSRELGLAPEEYERRRAELIELGLIVPTGTTHATRADLQAGTWESAADAVAVVDPEIALLRMLRRERERLREHLDESDRAYGSLETLVGTFLRPGSLSGSEVEVEILDDYGRIQQVLEDITDVIQYDLASMHVTALVREVADRVLSRDRRQIDNGVRIRAIYHQRITTSPEATEMLRRRVEAGVEIRMSPAVPMNMIIADQQFAVLPVHPEDRSAGAILARGPALVRSYRALYEHCWHAATPYGDDAAPEVGGDGLSEQQRAALKMLASGMKDEKVARTLGVSLRTVSRMLSELMQEMGASSRFEAGVRAQRLGWLD
- the mshA gene encoding D-inositol-3-phosphate glycosyltransferase, with translation MLSVHTSPLHQPGTGDAGGMNVYMVQLSRALAEHGVEVDLYTRCRGEEGPARVDLAPGVQVRHLPAGPRAALPKEAMPGLVLPFSLALLKEDRRYDLVHSHYWLSGLAGRIAAAGRRIPLVHTAHTLARVKNAALADGDPPEPELRIRGEHQVAGSADRLIANTADEARALRELYGACARRTEVVRPGVDLATFGPGRGRAAARARLGLPVDAFVPMYAGRIQPLKGPDVMVRAIAELLSAVPGLRSRIVVPVVGGHSGAGPRDAARELARELGVADVLRLCPPVPQRELAEWYRAADVLVVPSRSESFGLVALEAQACGTPVLAAAVGGLPTAVRDGVTGMLVDGHDPAAYARRLRHLVERPGAGTAMGEAAVVHARSLSWGAAAARTLDVYRGALAEERETRTIGVHRERVRQERRHAPASPTPLSWRVEKAGSPA
- a CDS encoding class I tRNA ligase family protein, producing MSTPVWITATPPAPHGELHVGHLAGPYVAADVLSRYLRAEGEPVLFTTGTADHSSSVHVRALRAGRKPEEVAEGFREAITADWLRSGIEFDRIVRPRQDAHYGRRMAELFRRLHAEGVIAARTRLMPYCEPCGRWLYGAHVTGSCPHCAAPSEGGTCHECARPNDGGDLLGARCARCGTPAALRRCRRLYIPLEPFRDALAAYWADAGLPPRLAALCESLLEDGLPDVAVTNPAEWGLPVPVDGFPEHRIDGCFETAAMHLFGYGDDRSMPERAVHFCGFGHAFCHAVLLPVLLSARGVKPAQDFCVNEAFVIEDDGPGAGRGAWALDLITEYGSDTLRRHVLAARPLGRRTHFRTDGLAAARRELDENWNGWLSRLFAAVRAQCGGLAPAALPGGTGWQVLERRLLRAVEDLREAYGPDAFDPRRAVALLDEVVRAVGDFGHVNAHGVLRPAADGRHLPALSAQLAVARALSAWARPVMPEGADRLASALGTVPGPPVSAEALVPPPPGTRLAPPSGPVFGF
- a CDS encoding PIG-L deacetylase family protein, with translation MEHFATDPIDRSAPESLLVVAAHPDDIEFCVSGTVMRWIAQGTTRVTYCIVTDGGAGGYDEQLPRQAMGDLRRAEQVHSAKRSGVDDVRFLGYPDSYVEAGVELRRDLCRVIRQVRPQRAVIPSPEINWARVADLHPDHRAVGDAALRAIYPEARNPFAHPSLLKEEGLEPWIVPELWLMTGPTPNQYIDVTSVFDRKVEALRIHTSQTAHFDDLAGLLRQWLGEHATAAGLPAGRMAEAFQVVRID